The Lysobacterales bacterium region CCGCGCCAAGCGCGCTGTAGGAAACAACCGGCGGCGCCGCGGACAGCCTCGCCAGCAGCCAGGCCCCGAGCAGGGCAGAGGCGATCGAGGGCAGGCCGAAGCGGGCAACGATGCCGAAGTCCGCCTGTCGCCCGATCAGCGCCAGCTTGAACAACCCGTTGAGGAAGTGCACAACCGCAGTCATCGCCACCGCGAGCTCGACCGGAAAGAACAGCGCGAACGCCGGCAGGAGCAGCGTGCCCAGCCCGAAGCCAGAGAAGAAGGTGAGCGCCGACGCCGCAAAGGCCACCAGGCAAATGATGAGAAAGCTCATGGTGTTGCGGGCCCTCTCGCCCATCCGCGGCCGCGGGCGGCCTCTCTCCGACCTGCATCATCGCGCAGCCGGGGCATGTCGTACCGCCCGACTCTGACAGCGTGACTTCAAGCCGCAGAGAGCCGGGGCAGACCGCTAGGGCGGCGGCCGGCTCGACATCACTCCAAAGACCTCTCGGCGCGGGCGCCAGCGTCCCCGGCCATGCGGCGGCGCCAGAGCTTGCGCACGTCGGTCTGGGTCCTGGACCCAGGACAGCGGCACCGGCGCGAGATCGGCATCCGCCGCGCCCTCGGCAGCACGGCCTTCGCAACCGCGTGCCGCGTGCCGTGATCCCTCGGGGCACTCGAATACGACAAGCCGTGTGCAGCCGTCGCTCTCACCCATCGAAGGAATTCCCCGTGCGCTGTTTTCTGCTTTTCTCCGCCCTGCTCCTCAGCCATACAAGCGTCGCAGGTCCAGCGCTGTGGACCAGCACCGGCCCCCACGGAGGCGGCCTGACTCATCTCGCGACCACTGCCGCCAGTCCGGACACGGTCTACGTCGCCAGCAGCTTTGCGGTCTTTCGCAGCAGCGATAGCGGGGTCAGCTTCAGTCGCCGCGCCGGCGCTCAGGATCTGGGTTTCATCGTGGACGTGGTCGTCAGCCCGACCGATGCCGATCGGGTCTATCTGCTGACGAACACGGGCGTCATGCGGTCCGTCGATGGCGCCGGCAGCTTTGCTCCGGCGAGCACGGGACTGCCGACAGCGAACTTCGTCCCCCGCGACCTCGCCATGCAGCCCGGCACGCCGGACACGCTGATCCTGACCTCCAACAGTCACGGCGCTTTCCGCAGCACCGATGGCGGCGCCAGCTGGGCGGCCATCGCCGCGGGCACCCTGCCCACCACGCTGTCACAGGTCGCGTTTGATCCGAACGACCCTGCACGCGTACTGATCAGCCCGTGCCCGCCGGATGACGGTTCAACCTATGCCGGAGCACCGCTGTATCGCAGCACCGATGGCGGCGTGAGCTTCAGCGCGGCCACCGTCACCGGCGCGCCACCGGAACTGGCCACCTGCACCGCCGCGCTGGCCTTCAGCAGCACCACCCCCGGCGTGGTGCTGGCGACCGAGGGCAACGGGCCGCTGCAACCCTTCAACACGCTGCTGCGCAGCACCGACGGTGGGCTCACCTTCGCGCGAAGCGCGCCAGGCCCGGCACCCACGTTTTCAATCGCCAGCTTCAACTTCGTACCCGGCACACCCTCCGTCGTGCTGGCCGCCAATGCGCGCGGCAGCCTGCAGCGCAGCATCGATGACGGCCTGACCTTCGCCGCGGCGTCGACACCGACCCTTCCCGGCCCGAGCGCCGCCCTGGAAAGCCAGGTGGTCACCAGCAAGCCCGGCGACCCGAGCGTGCGCTACTTCATCTCCCGCGGTGCCGGCTTCTTCCGTTCGACCGACTCGGGTGCCACCTGGACCGAGAGCAATGCCGGCATCGGTGCCGTCAATGTCCGCGCCATCGCGCTCAACCCGGCCAACCCGGCGCAGGTCTACGCAGGCCATGCGGAGTCGGAAGGCCCGGCCGTCACCTGGCCGTTCTTCAGAAGCAGCGACGCAGGCAGCAGCTGGAACAGCACCGGCAGCAGCTTCGCGCTTGACTGGATTCGCGGGCTGCTGGTCGACAGCAACACCGCGGCAACGCCAGCGAGCACCGTGATCTACGCGGTCGGTCGTGACATCGCGCCGACCAGCCAAGTGCTCCGCCTGCGCGCCAGCGGTGTCGCCAAGAGTACGGATGGCGGCGCCACCTGGATCAACCTCAACAGCTTCGCCGGACTGGGCCCCGCCCCCAACCCGCCAGTCGCCCAGCTGGGCACCGTCCGCACCATCGTGCCCGACCGCAGCGTGGTGAGCGGTGGCACGTGGACCAAGCTCTACCTGGCCGCCAGCGGAAACGGCACGTGCAGCGCCGTCGGCGGCACCGTCAACCTCACTGTGCCCAGGCTGTGGCGCACGCTTGACGCCGGTGCGTCGTGGAACACCATCAGCACCGCCGGCAGTACCAGCGTCGGCAGCGATGGCCTACCCACCGGTGAATGCGTAAACGCTGGCACGGTGGCGGAGCCCTTCGCGGTTGCCGATTTTCCGATTCCGGTGCCACTGGTGGTCGACCACGCGGATCCGAACACCCTCTACGTGGGTACCTACCTGCGCGGCTACAACAGTCAATCGAGCTACACCCCGAACGCCCCCAATGGCGTCTTCAAGAGCACCGATGGCGGTGTCAGCTGGACCCTCTCGTCGACGGGCCTGCCCCTGCAGCCGGGGTCGACAAGCAGCCACTATGCGGTGCTGGCGCTGGCCATGGATCCGACCAATCGCAACCTGCTGTACGCCGCGGTCAACCCCTTCCTCGACAACAGCAGCTTCATCGGCAACGTCTACAAGTCGACCAACGGCGGCAGCAGCTGGGCGCCGGCCGGCAGCGGCCTCGCCGGACAGGACATCCGCGCGCTGTTGATCGATCCAGACAACTCACTGCGGATCTTCGCCGCCAGCGGCGGCAGCTCGCTCAATCCCGGCGGCGTCTTCGTGTCCGAAGATGGCGGCGCCAACTGGAACTCGATCAGCGCAGGCCTGCCGCTGAGCTCGGCCACGGCCCTGGCGATCGACAACAGCGACCCCGCCGCGCCAGTCCTCCATGCCGGCACCCGCACCGGCGTCTACAGCTTCACCCGTGTCAGCGATGGCGATGGCGACGGCGCCGCGAGCGCTCCGGAAAATGCCGCGCCCAACGGTGGCGACGGCAACGGCGACGGCCAGCCCGACAGCGGCCAGAGCAACGTCGCCAGTCTGCCCGGCACGTCATCCGCCGCGCAGCGTGCGAGCTTGCCCTTCACTGTCAGCCTGACGCCGCTCAGCGGAACCTGCAGCCGTTTGTACGATGTGATTGCGGTGCCGTCCGACACCTTCGCCGCCGACCCGCAGGTGCAGAAGCCAGACGGCGCCTTTCGCTTCGAAGTGGCCGACTGCAGCAGTGCGCGCATCAGCCTGCGCATTCACGGCGGCAGCTTCGACGCCGACAGCTTCGTGCGCGCCTTCGGTGCACGCGTGCAGGGCGACCCGCTCAGCATCGGCTGGAACACGCTTGACGCCAACGTCGCCGGCGACACCCTCAGCTTTGTGTTGAACGACAACGAGGCCGGCGATGCTCGCCAGGACAGCGGCCGCATCCTGTTCCAGGGTGGCCCGGCGTTTGAGCGACCGCTGTTCAGCGACGGCTTCGAGTAAGCGCGCACGGTCGGCTGCAGCGCGGCTTGCGCGACGGCCTGCGCATTGATCAGGTCGTTCCTCTGCGCACGCACGAACGACGACACCCCTTTGCGGGCACCCGCCGCCGCACCTCTCGGCCTTCCGCGCTCACGCGCCGGGCCGGATGGCGCGCGCCGACTCAAGCCCCAAAGGGAAACAGCTCCGCATCAAGCCGCACGAGTGCTGCGAGGATGCCGCCCCGCGTGTGCTTGCCACGCAGGGCGGCATCACCGCTCGCCTCAGACGCGAACTCGAACCTCAGATGCACGGTCTTGCGGATCGGATCCGCCTGGATCGACGCGGCGCGCAGCTCGGCATGGACCTCGCCGAGCAGCGCGCGCTGCAGCGAAAGACGCAGCGCGACGGGAGTGAGCGGAGTGTCGATGCAGGTGAGGTCGTGCGGTGCGCTCGCAGCGCGAGATTCGGAACTCCGGACACGCGCCATACGTGCAAGGCTCGAACAATCCAACCAGAGCGATGCCCGTACTGCCCGCTTGTCTGGCGCCCGCCGCTACTCGAACCCATCGCGGAACATCGGCACGGCCGGCGCACTCTCACCCGGGCCCGCGTCGCATTGGCTGAAGCCATCGCCATCGTCATCGCGCGGCCGCGGATTGGACCGTGCGTCGACCTGCGCACAGCGGTTGAAGTCGGTGGCCGACTGCCCGGCGGTGGGCCCGTAGGCGTCGAAGATCGGGCTGCCCGCCGCGAAGGTCAACAGCGGCACCGGATCGGTGCTGGACACGCGACCGTAGCCCGCAATCCGTACATCGCTGCTGGCAAAGCCCGCGGCGGTGCAGCCGCCGCCACCGAAGTTGGCGATCGCTGACGCAGGCATGGCTTGCAGCGCGCAGAGGCCGCCACGCGAGGGTCCGAACACATTGCCGCTGAAGCCCCTGATCGTTCCGGAGAGCTGCGCGACGTGATTGGTGTTGTCGAAGAACGCGTTGTGCCGCATGGCCAGTGTGCCGCCGTCAATGGCAACGGCGGTCGGAAACAGGGCGGTGGGCGAGGAGGCGTTGCGATAGAAGCTGGTGTTCTCGATCCGGACCTCGCTGTTGAAGGCGGTCAGCGCGGTGCCCTGATCCGCATAGTTGTCGGCAAAGGCGACCCGATTCAGCGAGATCACACCACCGGCAGCGGCGTAGATCACGCCACCAGAATCGCTGGCACGCAGTTGGTTGTGGGCGAACTCCGTGTCTTCCGCTTCGAGAGAGCTGCCGCCTGCAAGATAGACGATGCCCTGTTGAGCACCAGGGCCTCCGTTGAACAAAAATCTGGAGCGCCTCAAGGTGAGGGTGCCGCGGCGTTGGTAGATGGCCGCACCTTGGCTGTTGCCGATTCCCGTAACGCTGGCAGCACGGATCGTGCTGTTTTCCAGGGTGAGGTTGCCGTTGGCGTAGATCGCACCTCCCGTCGAATTGTTGGCGCTTGAGGCGGCCGTGCAATTCGTCAGTTCCACGTTGGTCAGGGTGATCGTCCAGGGCGGCATGCCGGGGCGCGGATCGGTGGCGATGCAGCCGCCAAAGCTCGTTGTGGCTGCCGAGTTCACGTCGGCAATCACATTCAGGTTCGCCAGACTGAGTGTGCCGAGGATTCCACTCAACGCAAAGATGAAGCCCGAGCGAGGCGTGATCACGCGGGTCCGTACTTGCCCTGTGATCGAGAGACTGCGTCTGAGCTCCGGCAGCGGCTCCGTCAGCACGATCGGATCGGCTGAGGGCAGGATCTCGATGAGGTGCGGGTCACCTGCCGTGAGGTTGGCATCGAGCACAGCCTGACGCAGGGAGCCCGCGCCGCTGGCGTTACCGTTCGTCACGGTGAACGTGGCCGCGTCGGCTGCGAGATTCACGACCAGGCAACCGAGGAGCAGAAGCGCGCGCATGGCAGACCTTTTAGAAAAAGAAACCCGGGATACGCGCTGACGCGGCCTAACCCGACATGCGGATCCGAGGCCGGCTCTTCAGGACCTTTCGTCCATCGTTGGCGCTGATCACCGACGTCCGCTTCGGGCGGAGCCGGGCGCATGCCGTCGACCCGAACGATGAGCCGGGGCCTATGGCACAACATGCATTGACGAAGGATTCCACATGGACTCGGGCGCGGACGCTCAAGTCAGGTGCGGGTGCGCCGGAAGAAAGTGAACCCGCAACGCGGGCGGAGTTTTCTCAGCCCTGTTGAAGCAGGGGACGCGATCATTCCCCGTAACGCTCGCAGGCGCTCAGTCCAAGGCCTCGAACCCATTGCCAAACACCGCCACCGTAACGGCATAACGCTCGATGTAGCGCGCGGCGCTGGGCGGGCGGTTGCCATGCACGACCTGATAGGCATGCAGCGCAGCCACGGGCGCAGAAGCATCCTGCAGAACGGCGGCGCCGCCGACCACGCTACGGCTGTCGATCGCCGCGCCATCCCGCAGCAGTGTCACCGTGGACGCGCTGCTGGCGACGTCGAAGCGCAGGGGCTGGGCCGAGGTGTAGTCGTCGTCAGTGCGCTCGCCGTTGTCATCTTCAGCACGCAACACCGGCGGCGCATCGCATAGCTCCATGTTCGGATCATCTGATGGCCCGACGAACTGAACATCGCCGCGGACCTCCGTGCAGGCATCCAGCAGATTGCAGTAGGTCGCGGTGTACATGACCGCCCCCGGACCGTTGGCGAGCATGCCGTTGGTGCTGAGCAGCAGCGAGATGTCCAGCGCGACCCCGCGGACCACGATACGGGTCGGCGTCTCCTCGATGATCGCGGCGGACCCCACATCGCCACGTCGAAAGCGAAAGCCCGGCGGCCATACCGGCCTCGGGGTGATCTCGTACACCATCACCCCCGATGAAGTCGCCACATTCTCGATGCGAAACCTGTTCTGGACAGGCAGGCCGTTACCCACCTCGATGCACAGGCTCAGCGCTCGAACCGTCTGGATAGGCGCAACGCCGAACTGCACGCCCACGCGCGGAGCAGTGAAGGTGTAGGTGCCCGCCTCGGCGAGCGAAGCCGAGCCCGCGGCCCAGAGCAACAGCAACAGCGCAGCAAGGCGCGACCGGGTGAGAAATGCGTTCACTGGAGAGACCCCTGTGTGGACCGAGCATGCCCGCACACCGCGCTCGCGGCTTCGGGCTCCACCCAGAAAGCGTAGGGCGGCGGCCCACCCCTTAAGGCAACACGGATCAAGGCCAGGAGGGACTTGATCCGTGGTCGCGAGTCACAGCTCGACCGGGTCAACGCAGAACTCACGCAGCTCCTCAACGACACCGAGGCTCGCGCTCTTGCACCGGAAGAGCCAGACCTGCGGCTCAGCGCGCAGACTTCCGCCGCCTGTTGCGTCGGAATCGCCGAGAACCAAGAAGAGTTCGCCATCAGCGTCCTGAGCCAACCCGACCAACACGAACGAGTCGATGCCCTGACCCACCTCGGACGCGTGAAAACTGCGCCGGGATTCAAGTGCGGTGGCGACGCAAGGCATCACTTGGGTATCGATCTCTCCCGCGCGCATGCGGCCGTACTCGGTAGAACCCTTCCCTGATAGTTCAGCCAGGGCTGTTTGGAACGAACGTTCCATCGTCGGGATTGCGTTGCGGTGCGCGACACCGGAGCAGCCCGCCACCAAGAGCAGGCACATCAGGACAGCGATGCCTCGGGCAACGATCAGCATGAATCACGTCCTTGAGAGCGGGGTCGACCCGCCTCGGGCGTAAACGCTGGATGTCGTGCTGAAGCCTGCATCGACACGGAATCAGCCCGCTTTGCAGAAGCCGAAGCGCGTTCTCCAGGCATAGAGCGCCCCAGGAAGACCGAAAAAGAGCAGGAACAACAGGGCATTGAGGGTCGAAGGCTCGGCGCGCGACGTCGAGGCGACCGGGCCTGCGCCCAGCGTGGAGGCGAGGTACCACACGCCGGAGCCGAAGACGACGGCGCCAATGATGCTGCCGACAAACTGCCGAGGACGCCCTTTCGAAACACAGGCAAACGAGATCAGAAAGCAGAAGCCGGCGAATGCGTAGAAGAAAAGCCGCTTATCGCCTTCTTCGGGAGAAGCGATGAGTACCATCATGGCCCCAATCAGCAGCGTGAACCCGCCGAGAAGTAGTCGAGCGCCGAGACTCAAGTCCTCATCGGCTTCCTGATTCTGTCCACCGTTCATTGTTGGCCCAATGATTGAAAGGGGAGGTGCGGGGAATGGTAATGCTCATCGGCGATTGTAGAGGAAATGAATCGAACTCCGTATTCGCCGTTGCCAGCGCAAGGCGTTAGCAAGTGAACGCGAGCGCTTAATCTGAGCCTGAGATCTGAATACTGGGTCACAAATCGTCCTGTCAGATTCGACAGGTTGTGAGATTGCGCCCCCCTCAGTACGCTGCACCACAGGTCAGCCTGGTGCGATGGCGAACCTCCGTTGACGACGGGCGTGTTTAATCGCCCAGGGCTCTGCTGCTCTCAGTTTTCATGGTGTTGCGCGGCCCGGCAGATATGTGTCCATGGCGGGCTTGGAAGGGCGCCCATTCAAGTCATTCTCCAAAGCCCAAGTTCTAGGAGTTTCTGAGTTTCTGGGTCTCGGGGTTGGCGTTGGGCAACCGGACTCGACAGATAGCAAGACATCCTTGACTTAAACAGCCTAGTCCACAGCCCTTTGGTCTGAAGCGACGCCAGAGGCCGTAATTGATGCGTCAGCAGCAACTGTACGTCCACCACCCGAGATGCCCATGACCAATCAAACACAGACTACCTACAGCGGTGACTTGTCGAGCTGGATGTCGGGCTTGGACGATGCGTTGACGATGGCCCAGCTGTCGGTGCCGGGCACGCACGACTCGGGGACGAAGAAGATATCTGCCGGTCCATCCCACACGCAGAATTTTGGCATTGCCCAGCAGCTTGCAGACGGCATTCGATTCCTCGATATACGGCTCGCCAAGAGCTCGCCAAAAACGCCCGATGATCCACTCCAGGTTAATCACGGCAGCGTCTCCTGTGACATCACTTTTGGCGATGTTCTGAACCACTGCAGCGTCTTTCTCGCTGCAAATCCGCGCGAAGTTATTTTCATGCTGGTCAACGATGCCTACGGCGATGCAACGGATCCCACGGTGTACGACGGATTCCAGGCCTACCTGGGCAACCCTGCCTATCAGAATCTATTTTGTGTGAGCGCGACGCCGGCCCGGCTCGCGTTGTCGCAGCTGCGCGGAAAGGTGGTGTTGCTCCGTCGCTTCTTCGCGCCGGACGGCGTTGAGCTGGGATTGAATCTCCAGGAGCAGGGGAAGAATTTCGCAGGGGTCGGTTGGCCCAATAAGTACAGCTATACCTTTGATACCACCACCCCCGACGGCCAGACAACGCTGCATATCGAAGACCAATACAAAACGCACGATACCAGCCAGAAAATGCAGGCGGTTTCCGCTGCGCTGGACAAAGCGGCGGCCACTCCGACGGATGGCACGCTGTACATCACCTTCAACAGCATCGCTTTCGCTTCGGGGCATACGCCCTACCAGTACGCGTGGTCCGTCCAGGGTGCGATGAACCCAGCCCTCGAAGCCTATTTCTCCAACAAGTTCGCGAATTCGACGAGCCCGGCGCGTCTGGGGTTCGTCGTGCTCGACTTCTACAACAACGAAACCGGCCACCTGGACAACCGCAATGTGCAGACGGTGATCGGCACCAATTTCGGATAACGCTCGGGCGCGTCAATGGCGCATCGGGGCATCTCGTGGAGCCACTACAGAGGGTGTTACTGACATGACGACCATGCACGACAACGACTTCACGTTCAACTTCCCCGGCTTGACGCATGTGGGCTTTGTGGAGCGCGACCACTCCATCAGCAGCGGCCAGCCCTATGGCGGCGTCAGCATCAAGAACAGCAAGACCGTGACGGTCAAAGCCGGGCGGCACAAAACGTCGGAGGTGGCGCATTGGTTCAAGCAAGCGGTGCAAGGCGGTGGCGGCATCGCGCTGACCTACTCCGACACCTCGCCTGAGGAGCTGAACTTCGCTGTGCGCGGCACGCTGACCCTGGTCATCAACAACGTGACCTACACCGCCGAAAACTTCGTGCTGGCGCAAGGCAGCACCCCGACCGGCGGCAATAACTGGTGGCTGGGTTCGGCACAGATGTCCGCCATCACCCACAGCAATGTCACCCTCGACTATGCGACCGCCATCGTGGAAGCGACCCTGGGCTATGTGGTCGACATCGTGACCGAAGACCCGATTGGCGCCGTTGAAGACAGCGCAAAGCTGATCGTTGCGGCGCTGCAAAAGCACAAGGTCGGCTCGGGCCAGGTGCCCTTTACCCTCAGCACGGCCAACAACGCCGTCGAACTGCTGCTGTTCCAAGTGTCGGAGAACCACGACACCGATGGCTCGATACTCACCGGTACCTACACCGCTCCGTAATCCGCTGTTCACTTGAGCCGCGGGGCGAAGAGTAGGCCAATCGGGTAAATACGCACAGGCCGCTTCATCGTGATGAAGCGGCCTGTTCTTTTTGCTCGGGACTGGGTCCGAAGCGGGGTCCGCACACTTTCCATTACGGAGAAAGTGAACCTGAAGACTCATCGCGCCGCCCCCGACTGCTGACAGGACAGTCCAAGGTGCGGAACCTAGCTGGCTCATGTCCAGCAGCAGTAGGAGGCGGCGATGACACTGTACGCAGCGATTGATCTTCATTCCAACAACGGGGTGCTGTCCGTCATCGACGAGCAGGACGAAGTGGTGTTCGAGCGACGTTTGCCGAACAGCTTGGAGCACGTGCTGCAGGCGCTTGGGCCCTTCCTCAATGCGCTGAAGGCGCTGGCGGTGGAGTCGACCTACAACTGGTACTGGCTGGTCGATGGCCTGATGGATGCCGGCGTTGATGTTCGTCTGGTGAACACGGCCGCGATTCCGCAGTACGCAGGCCTGAAGCATGGCAATGACCACACGGATGCGCGGCATCTTGCCCATCTGCTGCGCCTGAACCTGCTGCCCGAGGGCTACATCTACCCGCGTGAGCGACGCGGCGTGCGCGATCTGCTGCGACGACGCTTTCTGCTGGTTCGCCAGAGCGTGACGCTGACCAATTCGCTGCAGAGTGCGTGGTCGCGGCGTATGGGCCACGGCATCCGCACCAACGACCTGCGGCAGCTGACCGGCGAGGCGATCGAGAGCACGTTCATGGACGTTCATGAGCGCCTGGCGGTGCTGTCAGAACTCAAGCTGTTGCAGTGTTTGCACAGCCAGGTCGACCAGATGGAACGCTGGGTGCTGGAGTCGATCCGTTGCACGCCCGAACTGCAAGCGCTGCGCAGCGTGCCGGGTATCGGTGTTGTGCTCGGTAGCACCATCCTCCTGGAGACGGGCGAGATCTCACGCTTCGAAAGCGTCGGCGACTACGCCTCGTACTGCCGCATGGTCGAGAGCACGCGGCTCTCCAACGGCAAGAAGAAGGGCAGCGGCAACGCCAAGTGCGGCAACCGCTACCTGAGCTGGGCGTGGATCGAAGCCGCGAACTTCGCGATCCGCTTCAGCCCCGAGATCCGCCGCTGGTTCGATCGCAAGGCGAGCAAGAAGCCGCGCCCGGTGGCGATCAAATCCGTGGCCCACAAGCTGGCACGCGCCGGCTACCACCTGATCAAAGACGGAGGCCACTTCGATGTGAAGCGGGCGTTCGGCTAAGCACACCGGCGGCGCCTGAGGTCGGAACATGGGGTTGGTTTGCAACCACCAGATCTGAATGATCCAGGCGTCGTCGGACCCGATTCAAAGGCAGGGGCCGCCTGCCCGGCGAGCCAACGAAGGGTTGGACGCGCACCGCGCGAACCACGTTACCTGTGCAGCCAAAACCGGCCACATGGACGCCAGGGCAGAACCGATGAGTGTTTGGGGCAGCGATGCCTGGGGCTCCCGAAGGAGCCTAGATCCAAAATGGTGACTGGTGCGGCCAAGAGCCGCAGCCACACGTGAACACAGGCGGGGACGGTCAAGCCAAGAGCGGGTC contains the following coding sequences:
- a CDS encoding IS110 family transposase, which gives rise to MTLYAAIDLHSNNGVLSVIDEQDEVVFERRLPNSLEHVLQALGPFLNALKALAVESTYNWYWLVDGLMDAGVDVRLVNTAAIPQYAGLKHGNDHTDARHLAHLLRLNLLPEGYIYPRERRGVRDLLRRRFLLVRQSVTLTNSLQSAWSRRMGHGIRTNDLRQLTGEAIESTFMDVHERLAVLSELKLLQCLHSQVDQMERWVLESIRCTPELQALRSVPGIGVVLGSTILLETGEISRFESVGDYASYCRMVESTRLSNGKKKGSGNAKCGNRYLSWAWIEAANFAIRFSPEIRRWFDRKASKKPRPVAIKSVAHKLARAGYHLIKDGGHFDVKRAFG
- a CDS encoding right-handed parallel beta-helix repeat-containing protein — its product is MRALLLLGCLVVNLAADAATFTVTNGNASGAGSLRQAVLDANLTAGDPHLIEILPSADPIVLTEPLPELRRSLSITGQVRTRVITPRSGFIFALSGILGTLSLANLNVIADVNSAATTSFGGCIATDPRPGMPPWTITLTNVELTNCTAASSANNSTGGAIYANGNLTLENSTIRAASVTGIGNSQGAAIYQRRGTLTLRRSRFLFNGGPGAQQGIVYLAGGSSLEAEDTEFAHNQLRASDSGGVIYAAAGGVISLNRVAFADNYADQGTALTAFNSEVRIENTSFYRNASSPTALFPTAVAIDGGTLAMRHNAFFDNTNHVAQLSGTIRGFSGNVFGPSRGGLCALQAMPASAIANFGGGGCTAAGFASSDVRIAGYGRVSSTDPVPLLTFAAGSPIFDAYGPTAGQSATDFNRCAQVDARSNPRPRDDDGDGFSQCDAGPGESAPAVPMFRDGFE
- a CDS encoding flagellin, encoding MHDNDFTFNFPGLTHVGFVERDHSISSGQPYGGVSIKNSKTVTVKAGRHKTSEVAHWFKQAVQGGGGIALTYSDTSPEELNFAVRGTLTLVINNVTYTAENFVLAQGSTPTGGNNWWLGSAQMSAITHSNVTLDYATAIVEATLGYVVDIVTEDPIGAVEDSAKLIVAALQKHKVGSGQVPFTLSTANNAVELLLFQVSENHDTDGSILTGTYTAP
- a CDS encoding phosphatidylinositol-specific phospholipase C; amino-acid sequence: MTNQTQTTYSGDLSSWMSGLDDALTMAQLSVPGTHDSGTKKISAGPSHTQNFGIAQQLADGIRFLDIRLAKSSPKTPDDPLQVNHGSVSCDITFGDVLNHCSVFLAANPREVIFMLVNDAYGDATDPTVYDGFQAYLGNPAYQNLFCVSATPARLALSQLRGKVVLLRRFFAPDGVELGLNLQEQGKNFAGVGWPNKYSYTFDTTTPDGQTTLHIEDQYKTHDTSQKMQAVSAALDKAAATPTDGTLYITFNSIAFASGHTPYQYAWSVQGAMNPALEAYFSNKFANSTSPARLGFVVLDFYNNETGHLDNRNVQTVIGTNFG